Genomic DNA from Xiphophorus hellerii strain 12219 chromosome 16, Xiphophorus_hellerii-4.1, whole genome shotgun sequence:
ACAAGCTCCGCCCCTGAAGCCCACCTGATAACGCAGCTCGGTGGATAAGTGGGATTCAAAAGGAGGGGCAAGCAGTCCAGAGGCGATGCGTCAGTACGTCAGCACGTCACCGTGTCCGTTATATTGAGTGGCATTTTTGTTGAGACACAAAGAAACTACGACACAGAACTACGGCGGTGCATTGGGgttattgtagatagaaaaaacgGAGGAGatcatttctgccaaaaaataaataaatctcagaaGCTTTGagattatttcagaaaatttctgaacgggcgtagcggttagcgcgacccgtatttggaggccttgagtcctcgacgcggccatcgcgggttcgactcccggacccgacgacatttgccgcatgccccgtttcctgtcagcccacagtcatttaagggacactagagccaacaaaagaccgcctggaggggtaaaaaaaaaaagaaaatttctgaacaaaacaagaacatttctgagttttgaaaGGTGAAAAAATGAATATGTagcttttattgtgaacatTACTCTTCTGAGAACAGCTGAAGGTACTTGCTTTCGAAAGCAAAAGTCTTAAAAGTTCTGAAAAGAAAGACATgtaatcctgctttcagactgaaaatatgGGCTGTTGAATTATGGCGGAAACATTCCTCCACAAAGGTCATTATTTGTGTCTCTTTTACTCAGAGAACTCAGTTTCAAAGCAGAGTCCTTCTGGACTAAAAGGAAAACCTGCCACTAACAATATTGCATCTACTCTACTTTGAAGAGATTCCTCTGGTCTGGTTTTGGGTGGCAGTTAAGAGGTTAATGCTACATAGTTTATGTTAACTTCTCATAGCCACCAGACTTAAcacaagattttttaaaaatgataaattaatgAATGTGAGCACGTGAAACATGAGCTGCAAACCaaagtagagaaaaaaataacatatctTTCTTTTAATAGTAATTTATTCAAAGTTGACATTTGGTAAACAGGTTACAGTGGGATAAACTGGATAAGATATGATGAAAGAAAGCAGCCTTTAGTGGTTAAACGTGGTTAAATAAAACCAGATGGTGCTGGTACTGGTTTAACTGGACCAACAGAAGCAGCCGGTCTCAGTTGTCGCAGAGCTCCAACTTCAGAATCGGCTTGAAGCTGTCGGACATGCTGGCCCTGATGGTCACTTCACCCTCTTTGTGGGTCAAACTGGGCCCTTTAGCTTTTCCTCGAACGAAGCGGTGCTGGACGCCGTAGTACATTTCATTGTAGAGGTCATCATTGCACTGCTTGTCTTTGCTGAAGATTCCCACAGCGTACCAGTTGTAGAAGATGTTGAAGTCATAGGGAACTGCAAACATGACGGCCAGCCGGCCTTTGCACTCCTTGCTGGACTCGTGGACGATGTCGTACGTAAAGATGCCTGATGAGCCACTCGCTGTGTAGACTTTCTTGATGAAGAGAGCGCTGCCGGATTCTGTTGGACGGAGAGTTGGAGGCAGAGGGGATTCACAGTTTCCCTTAAAGACATAAACCctggacagaaaacagaaagagattTAATTTCAATGCTACTGAAGGTGCTGTTGGTTTTATTGCTCAGAGTCTGAATCTACTTGTGTAGAACATAGGAGAACATTTATGGTATTTTTGTTAAGGTATCTGTTTTTACCAGAAGGGAAGAAGGTAGGATCATTCTGATCTAAACAGCCAGGAAATAACTCAGGATTCAGTGATATGTAGAAAGATCAATTGAGATGTATTTATACACAGTAACGTAaccatgtttttaaatgctccaggtttaataaaatatctaataaaattCCAGTGTAGAGCAAGCCAAAAGACCTATGCAGGTCTAAGAGTGGACTGGATTGGTTAAAACCTAAACATGCACTCACCAATATAATTACCTCTCTATAAAAGGTGTTGTAACCATCGAAGATCCAGGAGACTGTTGTGACTGTTGAACTAATAATAACCGCAGGCCCTCATAAATCTCCTCATTGGGtttatttggaaatattccTAATCCTGTGTGATGGTTTCACTTTTCCCATCGATTAAAATACAACTAGAACAAATTGTCTCCCAATGTGGGGCTTTACTGAGATCTTCTAATTGAGAATGCTGTTAGTTCTTTGTAAAAGCTCTCTGACTTGGTATTCCACCTCTGTGACGTTTGTCTTTACAAACCCTGTGTACAACTTCAACTGCCGTCTCTTTCAATTTTTAGTCTAGTTGTACATTTAGCAGAAAAGTCTGTCAtcatatttagtttttgatgGTTGTCATCCCACCACATACCCCCAGCCATCTCAACACCTCTAGTCAAGCATGGGCCCCAGGGGGATCAAAAGAAAAGTCCCCAAAATCCTTGTCTCCACAAGGGGAAATATTGTTTTTGGGTTAGAggttaggtttaggactaaggtgtgaattgagttttggttagggttaaaAGTCAGGGTAGGGTAAAAGTTAGGctgtagaaaataaatggaagtcaatgtaaaGTCCTCACAAGATACAAAAACATGACcgtgtgtgttttaaaactcACAGTGGCTCACACAGCACCAAGCTGGAGCTCTTGTTCTGAATCTCCACAGTGCACTGACGCTGAGTTGGAAGAGGCATTTTCAGAACCTGTTCagggaaacaaaatgaaaatattcaggAACAATTGGACCCTGAATGGGATTTTGAATTGTAATCATGCAGGTTGACAGGGATAAATTGCTGAATCTTTGCTCATAGGACAGACAACTTCCTTCACTGTTTGTAACACATCGCCAATATAGTAGTGAGCCTGAAGAGGCATTGTAGTCCATGTATTACATGTAGCTATTTTGATCGTAAAGATTCTGAAAtcttacagaaaacaaatttatcGAACTGACAAGTGAACACATTGATTTATATTATCATTGTTGGTGCTAATTTTACTTGTCATGATGCCTATCCCAACTGCACGTCACTGGAAATACCAGACTTACAAGTTTTGTCAAAACAATTTTACTACTTAAGCCAGTTTTTTTACAATGTCATTGTATGAATTGATGAGAATCTTTCTGTGGAGACAATTCAGGAGTTTATCATGACTTTTTATCCAGATTTTGTtcagaaagataaaaatgattatAACTACATGAACTAAATACATTCAC
This window encodes:
- the LOC116735788 gene encoding DELTA-sagatoxin-Srs1a-like, translated to MPLPTQRQCTVEIQNKSSSLVLCEPLVYVFKGNCESPLPPTLRPTESGSALFIKKVYTASGSSGIFTYDIVHESSKECKGRLAVMFAVPYDFNIFYNWYAVGIFSKDKQCNDDLYNEMYYGVQHRFVRGKAKGPSLTHKEGEVTIRASMSDSFKPILKLELCDN